A DNA window from Bacteroides cellulosilyticus contains the following coding sequences:
- a CDS encoding family 43 glycosylhydrolase, which yields MNRTILLITSFLIGVVSAFAQAAFNTPGAGNPVIPGYFADPTIKKFGDTYYMYATTDGSGAGFGPAQVWISKDFVNWTLMPMNWPDSHWIWAPDVMQHSDRKYYYFYCQPCIIHCGVSETPRGPWKNILGDSEAVLIPDRFVTNAITLDGQTFVDDDGSVYMYWGTWGIYKGFGCGAGKLAPDLKSFTETRLIPNTEATDFFEAPFVIKRNGTYYFMYSSGSCHDHTYRVQYATSDKPLGPYTYGGCILETNADGTIHGPGHHSILQEGNDYYIVYHRHDNPHSNRGFHRQLCIDRMTFNADGTIQKIIPTHDGVGALAPSVVKSTNLAFGKSVRASSSYDDNFRPEYAVDDNNGTLWRPRGMGQEWLEIDLGRPQQIQTIWTQFEYGTQFYQYLIETSTDGKRWTIFADKRNNHLAGSPMVDFGKTKARFVRLTYTGGQKNGFGGAIWNIKVFSGIEDSAPQQWLGLTAADWNGREWQNNEGMLGGAFILKAGSARTERIDGRDALVLEPGTTLEYRHPLLSPSKEHTISGLVHRLGEWQSYEAESALSSGVISLQSGAEPLTITNLRYYNWKQAPAEQEYDTTTDIVRLPAADQQKRGLIVSITADDFAAGDTVHYLSNHGIEGYFEAHKAPSIIKEVEGKKSFSFDGHQVFQSNFSLPATLLNNAPYTLEAWILNDSIAENECVADFTTSHDELEKIMLVNGTEPRCGVINHYGWYEDAGYKDMKELTGKWQHIYIGFDGRMEQVYINGKLISEKDIQLLIKPSQYVTLGRNAERNWPFTGYLHSLKLWDEYIPIKK from the coding sequence ATGAATAGAACCATCCTTTTAATCACTTCCTTTTTAATAGGAGTTGTCTCCGCCTTTGCGCAGGCCGCTTTCAATACTCCCGGTGCCGGCAATCCCGTGATTCCCGGATATTTCGCCGACCCTACCATCAAGAAGTTCGGTGATACCTACTACATGTACGCCACCACCGACGGCAGCGGTGCAGGCTTCGGTCCTGCACAAGTATGGATCAGCAAGGACTTCGTTAACTGGACCCTGATGCCCATGAACTGGCCCGACAGCCACTGGATATGGGCTCCCGACGTGATGCAGCACTCCGACAGGAAGTACTATTACTTCTATTGCCAACCCTGCATCATCCATTGCGGCGTTAGCGAAACGCCCCGCGGCCCGTGGAAGAATATCCTGGGCGATAGCGAAGCTGTCCTCATCCCCGACCGCTTCGTAACAAATGCCATCACTCTGGACGGACAAACATTTGTGGACGATGACGGCTCAGTCTATATGTACTGGGGAACCTGGGGCATTTACAAAGGCTTTGGTTGCGGTGCCGGAAAATTAGCTCCCGATTTGAAGAGTTTTACCGAAACCCGCCTCATCCCCAATACCGAAGCCACCGATTTCTTCGAAGCACCTTTTGTAATCAAACGCAATGGAACCTACTACTTTATGTATTCCTCCGGTTCCTGCCACGACCACACATACCGTGTGCAATACGCCACCTCAGACAAGCCTCTGGGTCCTTACACCTATGGCGGCTGCATCCTCGAAACCAATGCTGACGGAACCATTCACGGTCCCGGCCACCACAGCATCCTTCAGGAAGGCAATGATTACTATATCGTTTATCACCGCCACGACAATCCACACTCCAACCGTGGCTTCCACCGCCAGCTTTGCATCGACCGCATGACATTCAATGCAGACGGGACGATTCAGAAAATCATCCCTACTCATGACGGCGTAGGTGCACTGGCCCCCTCCGTTGTTAAATCAACCAACCTTGCCTTTGGTAAAAGCGTGCGTGCCTCTTCCTCTTATGATGACAATTTCCGTCCCGAATATGCCGTAGATGATAACAACGGAACTTTATGGCGTCCGCGCGGTATGGGACAGGAATGGCTTGAAATAGACCTGGGACGCCCCCAACAGATACAAACGATCTGGACACAATTTGAATATGGCACTCAGTTCTATCAATACCTGATTGAAACTTCAACAGATGGTAAACGCTGGACTATCTTTGCCGACAAGCGGAACAATCATCTGGCAGGCAGTCCGATGGTAGATTTCGGAAAAACCAAAGCCCGCTTCGTACGCCTCACCTATACCGGCGGACAGAAGAATGGTTTCGGTGGCGCTATCTGGAACATCAAGGTATTTTCCGGTATCGAAGACTCCGCTCCCCAACAGTGGCTCGGACTGACAGCCGCTGACTGGAATGGCCGCGAATGGCAGAACAATGAAGGAATGTTAGGAGGTGCTTTTATCCTGAAAGCAGGATCAGCCCGTACCGAGCGCATTGACGGACGCGACGCACTGGTTCTCGAACCGGGCACTACGCTGGAATACCGTCATCCGTTACTTTCTCCCTCCAAAGAGCATACAATTAGTGGGTTAGTTCATAGGTTAGGTGAATGGCAAAGCTACGAAGCGGAGTCCGCCCTTTCATCCGGTGTGATTTCGCTTCAAAGCGGAGCCGAACCCTTAACCATCACTAATCTGCGCTATTATAACTGGAAACAGGCACCTGCCGAACAGGAATATGATACCACTACGGATATCGTCCGCTTACCGGCTGCCGATCAGCAAAAGCGTGGCTTGATAGTAAGCATTACCGCTGATGACTTCGCCGCAGGAGACACCGTACATTATCTTTCCAATCATGGAATAGAAGGATACTTCGAAGCCCACAAAGCCCCCTCCATCATCAAGGAAGTGGAAGGCAAGAAAAGTTTCAGCTTTGATGGTCATCAGGTATTCCAATCCAACTTCTCCCTGCCTGCAACATTGCTGAACAATGCCCCCTATACATTGGAAGCCTGGATACTGAATGATTCCATTGCTGAAAATGAATGTGTAGCCGACTTCACGACTTCGCATGACGAATTGGAAAAGATTATGCTCGTAAACGGTACGGAACCCCGATGCGGCGTCATCAACCACTATGGCTGGTACGAAGATGCCGGATACAAGGACATGAAAGAGCTGACCGGCAAATGGCAGCATATCTATATTGGTTTCGACGGCCGCATGGAACAAGTATATATCAATGGTAAATTAATTAGCGAAAAAGATATTCAATTGCTGATAAAACCATCACAATACGTAACTTTGGGGCGGAATGCAGAACGCAACTGGCCGTTCACGGGCTACCTGCATTCACTGAAACTATGGGACGAATATATTCCAATCAAGAAATAA
- a CDS encoding glycoside hydrolase family 127 protein, with the protein MKKRIQFLFGSIALLGMIACSEPYVQPDAPIKEVPFTQVHLNDNFWTPRIETNRTVSIPSAFKECEKNGRFDNFAIAGGLMKGEHRGDFSFDDTDPYKIIEGASYSLAVKYDKALDAYLDSVINLIAAAQEPDGYLTTCVTNKCYRLSGWWGTHRWEKINSHELYNCGHLYEAAVAHYRATGKRTLLDVAIKNADLVCQVFGPDEGQKHVPSGHPIAEMALAKLYKVTGDEKYLKMAKYFVEETGRGTDGHHLSEYSQDHKPILQQDEIVGHAVRAGYLYSGVADVAALTQDTAYFNALSHIWENMASKKLYITGGIGSRPQGEGFGPNYELNNHTNYCETCASIANVYWNHRMFLATGNAKYADVLERALYNGVISGVSLSGDKFFYDNPLESMGQHERQHWFGCACCPGNVTRFMASVPYYMYATQSNDIYVNLYIQSKADLNTESNNVALEQTTDYPWEGKVSISVTPEKEQEFALRFRIPGWAQDAPVPTDLYSFTDKAGAYSISVNGKKINAKQYDGYATISRTWKAGDVVEISLPMDVRRIKANDNVEDDRGKLAIERGPIMFCLEGKDQVDSIVFNKFIPDGTSMEAAFDADLLNGVVVLTGHAKEIGKDGSVKEVPFKAIPYSTWNNRGADQMAVWIPEAAEYAHPTPEPTIASKARTLMIQAPIQKDAPESASVETWAWGVNDQWEPKRSSDISKPYHYWWLRNGTLETLAYQFDQPYTVSNVEVYWLDFDHYDGNFRVPESWKLYYKDGKTWKEVEALSEYVVKKDCYNSLDFKPVKTTGLKIAAQLQKGASGGVIEWKVN; encoded by the coding sequence ATGAAGAAACGAATCCAATTCCTTTTCGGTAGCATCGCCCTCTTGGGTATGATTGCTTGCAGCGAACCCTACGTTCAGCCTGATGCTCCGATAAAAGAAGTCCCTTTCACACAAGTCCACCTGAACGATAACTTCTGGACTCCGCGTATTGAAACCAATCGCACCGTCTCCATTCCTTCTGCATTTAAAGAATGTGAGAAGAACGGACGCTTCGATAATTTTGCCATTGCCGGAGGATTGATGAAAGGTGAACACCGTGGTGATTTCTCTTTTGACGATACCGATCCTTATAAGATAATAGAAGGAGCTTCCTACTCGCTGGCTGTGAAGTATGATAAAGCACTGGATGCTTATCTGGACAGTGTCATAAATCTTATTGCCGCTGCCCAGGAACCGGACGGATACCTCACTACATGCGTAACTAATAAGTGTTACCGCCTTTCCGGCTGGTGGGGAACGCATCGTTGGGAGAAAATCAACAGCCACGAACTTTATAATTGCGGTCATTTGTACGAAGCTGCGGTTGCCCACTATCGCGCAACAGGCAAACGTACCTTGCTCGATGTCGCTATCAAAAACGCCGACCTTGTTTGTCAGGTGTTTGGTCCCGATGAAGGGCAAAAACATGTTCCTTCCGGCCATCCCATTGCCGAAATGGCACTTGCTAAATTATATAAGGTGACAGGCGACGAGAAGTATCTGAAAATGGCTAAATACTTCGTAGAAGAAACCGGACGCGGAACGGACGGCCACCACCTCAGCGAGTACAGTCAGGATCATAAACCTATTTTGCAGCAAGATGAGATTGTGGGGCATGCCGTGCGTGCCGGATATCTTTATTCCGGTGTTGCCGATGTGGCTGCCCTGACTCAGGATACAGCATACTTCAACGCCCTGAGCCACATCTGGGAGAATATGGCGAGCAAGAAACTTTATATAACCGGCGGTATCGGTTCACGTCCTCAAGGCGAGGGCTTCGGTCCCAACTATGAGTTGAACAACCATACCAACTATTGCGAAACTTGCGCCTCCATTGCCAATGTCTATTGGAATCATCGCATGTTCCTGGCTACAGGTAATGCCAAATATGCCGATGTATTGGAACGTGCTTTATATAATGGAGTCATTTCTGGTGTTTCTCTCAGTGGTGACAAGTTCTTCTATGATAACCCGTTGGAATCCATGGGTCAGCACGAACGCCAGCATTGGTTTGGTTGTGCCTGCTGTCCGGGCAATGTGACCCGTTTCATGGCTTCTGTACCTTATTATATGTACGCTACTCAAAGCAATGATATTTACGTTAATCTTTATATCCAGAGCAAAGCTGATCTGAATACGGAAAGCAACAATGTAGCTTTGGAACAGACTACTGATTATCCTTGGGAAGGAAAGGTTTCCATCTCGGTTACTCCAGAGAAAGAGCAGGAATTCGCTTTGCGTTTCCGCATTCCGGGTTGGGCGCAGGATGCTCCCGTGCCGACGGATCTTTATTCATTTACTGATAAAGCAGGTGCTTACAGCATTTCAGTTAATGGTAAAAAGATAAATGCCAAGCAGTATGATGGCTACGCCACTATTTCACGTACCTGGAAGGCGGGTGATGTAGTAGAAATTAGTCTTCCGATGGATGTACGCCGCATTAAAGCCAATGATAATGTAGAGGATGACCGTGGTAAACTGGCTATCGAGCGTGGTCCTATCATGTTCTGTCTGGAAGGCAAAGACCAAGTGGACAGCATTGTTTTCAACAAATTCATTCCCGATGGAACATCTATGGAAGCTGCTTTTGACGCTGATCTGTTGAACGGTGTTGTGGTGCTGACCGGTCATGCGAAAGAAATAGGTAAAGACGGCAGTGTGAAAGAGGTTCCTTTCAAAGCTATCCCTTATTCAACCTGGAATAACCGTGGTGCAGACCAGATGGCAGTATGGATTCCCGAAGCTGCCGAGTATGCCCACCCCACTCCCGAACCGACAATTGCCAGCAAGGCACGTACGCTGATGATACAGGCTCCTATCCAGAAAGACGCTCCTGAATCTGCCTCAGTTGAAACTTGGGCATGGGGTGTGAATGACCAATGGGAACCGAAACGTTCATCGGATATTTCTAAGCCTTACCACTATTGGTGGTTGAGAAACGGAACGCTAGAAACCTTGGCCTATCAATTTGATCAGCCTTACACTGTTTCAAACGTAGAGGTTTATTGGCTGGACTTCGATCATTACGATGGAAACTTCCGTGTGCCGGAAAGCTGGAAACTCTACTATAAAGATGGTAAAACTTGGAAAGAAGTAGAGGCATTGAGTGAGTATGTGGTGAAGAAAGACTGCTATAATAGCCTTGACTTTAAGCCGGTAAAAACGACAGGATTGAAAATTGCCGCTCAGTTGCAGAAAGGTGCTTCGGGCGGGGTGATTGAATGGAAAGTAAACTAA
- a CDS encoding type II toxin-antitoxin system HicB family antitoxin, which yields MNTLKYKGFIGSVNFSEEDSIFFGKIEGINGMVNFEGQSVQELTEAFHEAVNDYLAYCEEEGIQPHKSYSGLLNVRLTPEIHSRVAMLAQRAGISINAFIKQALEKQITAML from the coding sequence ATGAACACGTTAAAGTACAAAGGCTTCATTGGTTCTGTCAATTTCAGTGAAGAGGACAGTATTTTCTTCGGCAAAATAGAAGGAATAAATGGAATGGTCAACTTTGAGGGACAAAGCGTTCAGGAATTAACAGAAGCATTCCATGAGGCGGTCAATGATTATCTGGCATATTGCGAAGAGGAAGGAATACAGCCACATAAAAGTTACTCAGGATTATTAAACGTTCGTCTAACTCCTGAAATACATAGCCGTGTGGCAATGCTGGCACAACGTGCCGGAATCTCAATCAATGCTTTTATCAAGCAAGCATTGGAAAAACAAATTACAGCTATGTTATAA
- a CDS encoding type II toxin-antitoxin system HicA family toxin has product MGTKEKLIERFKTLPTNFTFEEMERLLLIFGYKKSNKGKTSGSRVIFKNEDKRPIMIHKPHPGNIIKSYAMKQVLNDLTDAGFIK; this is encoded by the coding sequence ATGGGTACAAAAGAAAAACTTATCGAACGTTTTAAGACATTGCCCACAAACTTTACATTTGAGGAAATGGAGCGTTTGTTGTTGATATTTGGTTATAAAAAATCAAATAAAGGCAAAACCTCCGGTTCGAGAGTTATCTTTAAAAATGAAGATAAACGCCCGATAATGATTCATAAACCCCATCCCGGCAATATCATTAAAAGTTATGCCATGAAGCAAGTACTGAATGATTTGACGGATGCAGGTTTTATAAAATGA
- a CDS encoding glycoside hydrolase family 97 catalytic domain-containing protein codes for MKNCTSLKLVVISLFLYLGNNPLGAAPGKKYALSSPDGKLKVEVTTGDKLSYQVMHENDTILSHSNIGLVLADGTTIGNNSQVTGIKRKKVRDNVASPFYRFKEFIATCNELNLKLKGDFGITFRAYNEGVAYHFYTTQKTEVTIKEEVAEFNFNQDYTAYLPYTTNDKKPMAMAFQNVYDITPLSKAQPKPAFLPVTVDCGKAKLTILESDLEAYPGMFVEKVVSSSTYSLKGIFAPYPIKTDFYPWRRQEYVTETTDFIARSKGARPYPWRVLAVTEKDTDMPVNNLIYALASPNRIGDTSWIKTGKVAWDWWNDWNLKSVPFKAGINMDTYKYYIDFASRNGIEFIVLDEGWYDPKSGDMLTVIPELNLPELVAYGKEKGVELILWTVFNVLDSQLETACKKYSDMGIKGFKVDFLDRDDQRAVEMVYRIAEATAKHKLTLDLHGIYKPTGINRTYPNIINFESLFGMEEVKWTDIKNNMPLYDVTFPYIRMMAGPVDYTPGAMRNATKADWRAVYYTPMSMGTRCHQLAAYIVHDSPLTMLCDAPTNYLNEQECVDFITSIPVETDSTFIAAGKLGEYIVTVRKKDINWYIGGMTNWDERDVEIDFSFLPTDAHYTATLFTDGINANKQAEDYRTETLTIDKNSRMKLHLASGGGFAMKLEACPIRGTVTAIPEGKNIPSFYKKYIETEGLYVTSSERVSDEALLKACDIISLMLAKRPDVKAYMVKKGCHVMVIGKDEETCDLPEFAHICNSPDSIAYWNWRARGFGGAPEDEFSASCGEENLLALPQDKYTGENILIHEFAHLIHMVGIAGVEPDFNDRLEALWKSAGEKGLWTGTYALSNKEEYFAECVQSFFNCNRYADPANGVHNSMNRRIKLKAYDPEMYKLLKEYFYEIEIPINNEIHK; via the coding sequence ATGAAAAACTGCACATCTCTCAAATTAGTCGTTATTTCCTTATTTTTATACCTCGGAAATAATCCACTCGGGGCAGCTCCCGGAAAGAAATATGCGCTCTCCTCTCCCGATGGGAAGTTGAAGGTAGAAGTTACTACCGGAGACAAACTGTCTTATCAGGTGATGCACGAAAACGATACAATTCTCTCTCATTCTAACATAGGATTAGTTCTGGCAGACGGAACTACAATAGGAAACAATTCTCAGGTAACAGGTATTAAAAGGAAAAAGGTCAGGGATAATGTAGCATCTCCTTTCTATCGCTTCAAGGAGTTCATAGCCACATGCAATGAACTCAACTTGAAGCTGAAAGGTGATTTCGGCATTACCTTCCGCGCCTATAATGAAGGAGTGGCTTATCATTTTTACACAACGCAAAAGACAGAAGTAACCATCAAAGAGGAAGTGGCAGAATTTAACTTCAATCAGGATTACACAGCCTATCTTCCTTATACAACCAACGATAAGAAGCCAATGGCAATGGCGTTCCAGAATGTCTACGACATCACTCCACTATCGAAGGCACAGCCGAAACCGGCTTTCCTGCCCGTAACCGTGGACTGTGGTAAAGCCAAGCTGACGATATTGGAGTCTGACCTCGAAGCTTATCCCGGTATGTTTGTAGAGAAAGTTGTCTCCTCGTCAACTTACTCCCTGAAAGGAATATTTGCCCCCTACCCCATCAAGACAGATTTCTACCCCTGGCGCAGACAGGAGTATGTGACAGAGACAACTGATTTCATAGCCCGCAGCAAAGGCGCCCGTCCTTATCCCTGGCGTGTGCTGGCTGTGACGGAAAAAGATACGGATATGCCCGTCAACAATCTGATTTATGCACTGGCATCCCCCAACCGCATAGGCGACACTTCCTGGATAAAAACCGGGAAAGTGGCTTGGGACTGGTGGAATGACTGGAACCTAAAAAGTGTTCCCTTCAAGGCAGGCATCAATATGGATACTTACAAATATTATATAGATTTCGCCAGCCGCAACGGCATCGAGTTTATTGTGCTCGACGAAGGCTGGTACGACCCCAAAAGCGGTGATATGCTGACCGTCATTCCCGAACTGAACCTCCCGGAGCTGGTCGCTTACGGAAAGGAGAAAGGAGTGGAACTCATACTTTGGACAGTATTCAACGTACTCGACAGCCAACTGGAAACTGCTTGCAAGAAGTACTCCGACATGGGCATCAAAGGTTTTAAAGTCGACTTCCTCGACCGCGACGACCAGAGAGCCGTTGAAATGGTATACCGCATTGCCGAAGCCACCGCCAAGCATAAACTGACGCTCGACCTGCACGGCATCTATAAACCGACAGGTATCAACCGTACTTATCCGAACATCATCAACTTCGAAAGTCTGTTTGGCATGGAAGAAGTGAAATGGACGGACATTAAAAATAACATGCCGCTTTATGATGTCACTTTCCCCTACATCCGTATGATGGCAGGTCCGGTAGACTACACCCCGGGAGCTATGCGTAATGCCACAAAAGCTGACTGGCGTGCCGTTTACTATACGCCAATGAGTATGGGAACCCGTTGTCATCAACTGGCTGCCTATATCGTGCATGATTCCCCCCTCACCATGCTGTGCGATGCACCGACAAATTATCTGAATGAACAGGAATGTGTAGATTTCATCACTTCCATTCCTGTAGAAACTGATTCTACTTTTATCGCCGCAGGCAAATTAGGAGAATACATTGTGACTGTCCGTAAGAAAGACATCAACTGGTACATCGGCGGAATGACAAACTGGGATGAACGGGATGTGGAAATAGACTTTTCTTTCCTGCCAACAGATGCCCATTACACCGCCACATTATTCACTGACGGCATCAACGCCAACAAACAGGCGGAAGATTACCGCACAGAAACGCTCACAATAGATAAAAACAGCCGGATGAAATTGCATTTAGCTTCAGGAGGAGGATTTGCAATGAAACTCGAAGCCTGTCCGATACGCGGAACGGTGACGGCAATACCCGAAGGCAAAAATATTCCTTCTTTCTACAAGAAATACATTGAAACGGAAGGTTTATATGTCACTTCATCTGAGCGGGTGAGCGACGAGGCGTTGCTGAAGGCCTGCGATATTATCAGTCTGATGTTGGCCAAACGCCCTGATGTAAAAGCGTATATGGTGAAAAAAGGTTGCCATGTGATGGTTATCGGTAAAGACGAAGAAACTTGTGATTTACCGGAGTTTGCCCATATCTGCAATTCTCCTGACAGCATTGCATACTGGAACTGGCGTGCCCGTGGTTTCGGTGGAGCACCGGAAGATGAGTTCTCCGCCAGTTGCGGAGAAGAGAATCTGTTGGCTTTACCACAAGATAAATATACGGGCGAAAATATTCTGATTCATGAATTTGCCCATCTGATACATATGGTAGGAATAGCAGGTGTGGAACCGGATTTCAATGACCGACTGGAAGCATTGTGGAAAAGTGCTGGAGAAAAAGGACTATGGACCGGTACTTATGCATTAAGTAACAAAGAAGAGTATTTTGCGGAATGTGTACAGTCTTTCTTCAACTGTAACCGTTACGCTGATCCTGCCAATGGGGTACACAACTCCATGAACCGTCGCATAAAGCTGAAAGCCTACGATCCGGAAATGTACAAACTGTTGAAAGAATATTTTTATGAAATAGAGATACCGATTAATAATGAAATACACAAATGA
- a CDS encoding beta-L-arabinofuranosidase domain-containing protein, whose product MRKVLVTTLLVAATVGSQAQVKNQSHGYPIDPVPFTSVKVTDSFWGQRLNASREVTIPLAFSKCEETGRYQNFVNAAHPSDTIKVGGLAFDDTDVYKTIEGASYLLQTYPDKKLAKYIDSVLVIVAAAQEPDGYLYTSRTMNPKHPHEWAGSKRWEKVEDLSHEFYNLGHMVEGAIAHYQATGKKNFLNIAIRYADCVCREIGTGEGQQIRVPGHQIAEMALAKLYLVTGDQKYLDQAKFFLDQRGYTSRTDEYSQAHKPVVQQDEAVGHAVRAAYMYAGMADVAALTGDTAYIHAIDRIWDNIVGKKYYITGGIGATAAGEAFGKSYELPNMSAYCETCAAIGNVYVNYRLFLLHGESKYYDVLERTLYNGLISGVSLDGGGFFYPNPLESMGQHQRQPWFGCACCPSNICRFIPSLPGYIYAVKDKDVYVNLFMSNTSDLKVDGKAVSIEQTTKYPWNGDITIGINKNNAGQFNLKVRIPGWVRGQVVPSDLYAYSDGKRLKYTVKVNGEAVQNELKDGYFCIDRRWKKGDKVEVHLDMEPRTVKASNKVEADRGRIAVERGPIVYCAEFPDNNFDIFSVFMNRNPKFEVVEKPDLLYGINQLKTGAQTLGYDDQGRLTTTDVSLTLIPYYAWAHRGSGAMEVWLPQELSASRPTMPATLASESKIDASHRASSISAINDRLVPKDENDRSLPYYHWWPKQGTTEWITYEFPAEATVSSSTVYWFDDAPWGGCRVPKSWKVYYKDAQGQWHPVTGTDKYGVVKGAGNTVNFDPVKTKSVKLEITLPDKHAAGVYEWEVQ is encoded by the coding sequence ATGAGAAAAGTATTAGTTACCACCCTGCTGGTTGCCGCCACCGTAGGCAGCCAGGCGCAAGTGAAAAACCAATCGCACGGGTATCCCATCGATCCCGTACCTTTCACCTCGGTGAAAGTAACCGACTCCTTCTGGGGACAACGCCTCAACGCGAGCCGAGAGGTAACCATCCCCCTGGCATTCAGCAAATGCGAGGAAACCGGAAGATATCAGAACTTCGTCAACGCAGCCCACCCCAGTGATACCATTAAAGTAGGCGGACTCGCTTTCGACGATACGGACGTATACAAAACCATCGAAGGTGCCAGCTACCTGTTGCAGACATATCCCGATAAGAAACTGGCCAAATACATTGACAGTGTGCTCGTCATCGTAGCCGCCGCACAGGAACCGGACGGATACCTCTACACCAGCCGAACCATGAATCCGAAACATCCACACGAATGGGCGGGAAGCAAGCGCTGGGAAAAGGTAGAAGACCTGAGCCACGAGTTCTACAACCTGGGACACATGGTGGAAGGCGCCATCGCCCACTACCAGGCCACCGGAAAGAAGAACTTCCTCAATATTGCTATCCGATATGCCGACTGCGTATGCCGTGAAATCGGTACAGGCGAAGGACAGCAAATCCGTGTCCCCGGACATCAGATTGCCGAAATGGCACTTGCCAAACTTTATCTGGTCACCGGGGACCAAAAGTACCTCGACCAGGCCAAGTTCTTCCTCGACCAGCGTGGATATACCAGCCGTACCGATGAATACAGCCAGGCACATAAACCGGTGGTTCAGCAGGATGAAGCTGTAGGACACGCCGTTCGCGCCGCATATATGTATGCAGGTATGGCCGACGTAGCCGCCCTGACGGGAGACACTGCCTATATTCATGCCATCGACCGCATTTGGGACAATATCGTCGGCAAGAAATATTACATCACCGGCGGTATCGGAGCTACCGCAGCCGGAGAGGCTTTCGGCAAGAGCTACGAATTGCCCAACATGTCAGCCTATTGCGAGACTTGTGCTGCTATCGGCAATGTGTATGTCAATTATCGTCTTTTCCTCCTGCACGGTGAATCCAAATACTACGATGTACTGGAACGCACTTTATACAATGGTCTGATTTCAGGCGTATCCCTGGACGGTGGCGGTTTCTTCTACCCCAACCCGCTGGAAAGTATGGGACAACATCAACGCCAACCCTGGTTCGGTTGTGCCTGCTGCCCGTCCAACATCTGCCGTTTCATCCCGTCCCTGCCGGGATATATCTACGCAGTGAAAGATAAAGACGTTTACGTTAACCTCTTCATGTCCAATACTTCCGACCTGAAAGTGGATGGCAAAGCTGTTTCTATCGAGCAAACCACCAAATACCCGTGGAACGGTGACATCACCATCGGCATCAACAAGAATAACGCCGGACAGTTCAACCTGAAAGTCCGTATTCCCGGATGGGTTCGGGGTCAGGTAGTTCCCAGTGACCTGTATGCCTATAGTGACGGCAAGCGTCTGAAGTATACAGTAAAAGTAAACGGAGAAGCCGTACAGAATGAACTGAAGGATGGTTATTTCTGCATTGACCGCCGTTGGAAAAAGGGTGATAAGGTGGAAGTACACTTAGACATGGAACCGCGTACCGTGAAAGCCAGCAATAAGGTGGAAGCCGACCGCGGACGCATTGCCGTAGAACGCGGACCGATTGTATACTGTGCAGAATTCCCGGATAATAACTTCGACATCTTCAGCGTATTCATGAACCGCAACCCGAAGTTTGAAGTAGTGGAAAAGCCCGATCTACTGTATGGCATCAACCAATTGAAGACCGGCGCACAGACACTTGGCTATGACGATCAGGGGCGCCTGACCACTACCGATGTGAGCCTGACACTGATACCTTACTACGCATGGGCCCACCGTGGTTCGGGAGCTATGGAAGTATGGTTGCCGCAAGAGCTGAGCGCATCCCGCCCCACCATGCCTGCCACACTGGCTTCGGAAAGTAAAATAGACGCATCCCACCGCGCAAGCTCCATTTCAGCCATCAACGACCGCCTGGTTCCGAAAGATGAAAATGACCGCTCCCTGCCCTACTATCATTGGTGGCCCAAACAGGGAACTACGGAATGGATCACGTATGAGTTCCCGGCAGAAGCTACCGTATCAAGTTCTACCGTATATTGGTTCGACGATGCTCCCTGGGGCGGTTGCCGTGTACCGAAAAGCTGGAAGGTATATTATAAAGATGCACAAGGCCAGTGGCACCCCGTCACAGGTACCGACAAATATGGCGTTGTAAAAGGTGCGGGAAACACTGTAAACTTTGATCCCGTGAAAACCAAATCAGTAAAACTGGAAATTACCCTGCCGGACAAACATGCAGCAGGTGTTTATGAATGGGAAGTACAATAA